A window from Elusimicrobiota bacterium encodes these proteins:
- a CDS encoding LamG domain-containing protein — GTTYWWRLRSGGGTQWSATRSFVVDAVPPAFSGPQIATNSATGPWTALPAAVYMSSNVVTLRLNVQDALAGLMASTGVPQGLAGQWHLDESSGAALLDASALRLDGSLFGYPQYAAGRRGSALVLGGAGQYADFGDQSAHNFGAGAFSVSFWLKTTQAGARGILAKDDTLNAGYRVGINAGRIQAYIYDGAASVIVNGTRLVNDNGWHHVAMVRTSAWLQVYIDGVLDKQSASAAVGSTDFATPLQLGVWNSLFFTGTVDELRLFSVARSSVEVLGEYESDQLAAHERGKAYAVAYSTTAGLSWTWVSTTSLSLAGSFNTDKAARVLQASSIHLVCSTGSFAGTNRIAVAVSDYAGNVSTAVYTVYVDTVIPPVSPIVAAVGSSSITVSYGLVGADGYVVEASTRSDFAASSIVSSASLTTLNALAPQDLDPNTTYYLRAGAIWGATTSYAYATPNSTATLARAPSNLQVFAVFVTSMTANWRAMPSAALAGSSSSASGYLLQVSSYSDFSQAVQSSATPNIALSTIPAVGLYGGKTYWFRVAAYNHNGVPNFSGLVSQLLPVVLSIDIPNATVDLGTRLLGDDIVVATRTSVLNDGNVRETYTLRATSVTAGSPWAIAAAAGDDQYVLWSIFDGTVQPLTGAFLAEDRLTHADQVCTGTRFTNGAVSGVGVPYGTLEYLWFRFAMPTGTTTRVQQDFQVTVTAEEAP, encoded by the coding sequence CGGCACGACCTACTGGTGGCGCCTGCGCTCGGGCGGCGGCACGCAGTGGAGCGCGACGCGCTCCTTCGTCGTCGACGCCGTGCCTCCGGCCTTCTCCGGACCGCAGATCGCCACCAACTCCGCCACCGGCCCCTGGACGGCGCTGCCCGCCGCCGTCTACATGTCCTCGAACGTCGTCACCCTGCGGCTCAACGTCCAGGACGCCCTGGCCGGTCTCATGGCCTCCACCGGCGTGCCGCAGGGCCTCGCCGGGCAGTGGCACCTCGACGAGTCCTCCGGCGCGGCTCTTCTCGACGCCTCCGCCCTGCGCCTGGACGGGTCGCTCTTCGGTTATCCCCAGTACGCGGCGGGCCGGCGCGGCTCGGCGCTCGTGCTCGGCGGCGCGGGGCAGTACGCCGACTTCGGCGACCAGAGCGCGCACAACTTCGGCGCCGGCGCCTTCTCCGTCAGCTTCTGGCTCAAGACGACCCAGGCGGGCGCGCGCGGCATCCTCGCCAAGGACGATACGCTCAACGCCGGCTACCGCGTCGGCATCAACGCCGGCCGCATCCAGGCCTACATCTACGACGGAGCCGCCAGCGTCATCGTCAACGGCACCCGCCTCGTCAACGACAACGGCTGGCACCACGTCGCCATGGTCCGGACCTCCGCCTGGCTGCAGGTCTACATCGACGGCGTGCTCGACAAGCAGAGCGCCTCCGCGGCGGTCGGCAGCACCGACTTCGCCACGCCCCTGCAGCTCGGCGTCTGGAACTCCCTCTTCTTCACCGGAACGGTCGACGAGCTGCGCCTGTTCTCCGTCGCCCGCTCCTCGGTCGAGGTGCTCGGCGAGTACGAGAGCGACCAGCTCGCCGCCCACGAGCGCGGCAAGGCCTACGCCGTGGCCTACTCCACGACCGCCGGACTCTCCTGGACCTGGGTCTCGACGACGAGCCTGTCCCTCGCCGGCTCCTTCAACACCGACAAAGCCGCTCGGGTCCTGCAGGCCTCGAGCATCCATCTCGTCTGCTCGACGGGATCCTTCGCCGGCACGAACAGGATCGCCGTCGCCGTCTCGGACTACGCGGGCAACGTCTCCACCGCGGTCTACACGGTCTACGTCGACACCGTCATCCCGCCGGTCAGCCCGATCGTCGCCGCCGTGGGCTCCTCGAGCATCACCGTCAGCTACGGCCTCGTCGGCGCCGACGGCTACGTCGTCGAAGCCTCCACCCGTTCGGACTTCGCCGCCTCGTCCATCGTCTCCTCCGCCTCCCTGACGACGCTCAACGCTCTCGCGCCGCAGGATCTCGACCCGAACACGACCTACTATCTGCGCGCCGGCGCCATCTGGGGCGCGACGACGAGCTACGCCTACGCGACGCCGAACTCGACGGCGACGCTCGCCCGCGCGCCCTCGAACCTCCAGGTCTTCGCCGTCTTCGTCACCTCGATGACCGCGAACTGGCGGGCGATGCCGAGCGCGGCCCTCGCGGGCTCCTCGAGCAGCGCTTCGGGCTACCTCCTCCAGGTCTCCAGCTACAGCGACTTCTCGCAGGCGGTCCAGTCGAGCGCGACCCCGAACATCGCCCTCTCGACGATCCCGGCCGTCGGCCTCTACGGCGGAAAGACCTACTGGTTCCGCGTCGCCGCCTACAACCACAACGGCGTGCCGAACTTCAGCGGCCTCGTCTCGCAGCTGCTGCCGGTGGTGCTCTCCATCGACATCCCGAACGCGACGGTGGACCTGGGGACGCGCCTGCTCGGCGACGACATCGTCGTCGCGACCCGCACCTCGGTCCTCAACGACGGCAACGTCCGCGAGACCTACACCCTGCGCGCGACGAGCGTCACGGCCGGGAGCCCCTGGGCGATCGCGGCCGCCGCGGGCGACGACCAGTACGTCCTCTGGAGCATCTTCGACGGCACCGTCCAGCCCCTCACGGGAGCCTTCCTGGCCGAGGACCGGCTGACCCACGCCGACCAGGTCTGCACCGGCACGCGCTTCACCAACGGCGCCGTCAGCGGCGTCGGCGTCCCCTACGGGACGCTCGAGTACCTCTGGTTCCGCTTCGCGATGCCCACCGGCACCACGACGCGCGTCCAGCAGGACTTCCAGGTCACCGTCACGGCGGAGGAGGCGCCATGA
- a CDS encoding O-antigen ligase family protein: protein MKPMKGANRRVTAPAASMPAALRLLAVLPPALVLVCAPALLVDAFSLPKAALLRFGALLLLALALRPGTALAERSLHDDAPLLAWLGVGLLFTFASMDSSLSFFGRYQMYIWGFWTLASLAAVHAAASRLDPERTPRVLFAGTCAAAGAAVLLAFPMSAGGRPHSTLGTTLNYGGFLSMALPLLLCASLTERRGALRALAAAAFALAAYQLLGTLSRGAWLGALAALALWAGLNRGLLRRGPGRPVLLALLLAAAAAAAALGAGAVRQRARVFLSPSEQSASTRLELWRMSARMALDAHGWGSGLDSFGLRSPRYESPEMRQRAANLFISTYAHNEVLQVLVTLGLPGLAAYLWLWGSWILAALRRLRAASEEERPVLSALLCAALALWVHSQFNFPSISTLALQWAFLGSLSAVPGRPAAASRPRLARSLLVLAALAAAFCASELAADGLIRSARSATLRRAYPLAVARAEAAVRLDPRGEGYAMALSDALRRRALSSADAAVKRADLARAIEVTRRDAERHPFFADSWHNHAMALMWSALDLRKPDAAEAVEAERVELKAAGLAPTIAQFWNAVGEIRHFRGDLAGAKKAWLEAVRVDPGHRKANAWLENYVEEDVFLAAPQDLEVRGLSPETETDLRAAGKPLLKIANLRERDLRLQVRRVFGWGSLARCPEGWPEAAESVPFTPEAEEFTLAQNGVRVLSFRLRAPRGRACFLVRVRCIDFEVPVDRTVQVLTDTAVQEKP from the coding sequence ATGAAACCCATGAAAGGCGCGAACCGGCGCGTCACGGCTCCGGCGGCCTCGATGCCCGCCGCCCTGCGGCTCCTCGCGGTCCTGCCGCCCGCCCTGGTCCTCGTTTGCGCCCCGGCCCTCCTGGTCGACGCCTTCTCGCTCCCGAAAGCCGCCCTGCTGCGCTTCGGAGCCCTCCTCCTCCTCGCCCTGGCCCTGCGCCCCGGGACCGCGCTCGCCGAGCGCTCCCTGCACGACGACGCGCCGCTGCTGGCCTGGCTCGGGGTAGGACTCCTCTTCACCTTCGCATCCATGGACTCGTCATTGAGCTTCTTCGGCCGCTATCAGATGTACATCTGGGGCTTCTGGACGCTCGCGAGCCTCGCCGCCGTGCACGCGGCCGCTTCCCGGCTCGATCCGGAGCGCACGCCGCGGGTCCTCTTCGCCGGCACCTGCGCGGCCGCCGGCGCCGCCGTGCTCCTCGCCTTCCCGATGAGCGCGGGGGGGCGGCCGCACTCGACGCTCGGCACGACGCTCAACTACGGCGGCTTCCTCTCCATGGCCCTCCCCCTCCTCCTGTGCGCGTCCCTCACGGAACGCCGCGGAGCCCTCCGGGCGCTCGCGGCGGCGGCCTTCGCCCTGGCCGCCTACCAGCTGCTCGGGACGCTGAGCCGCGGCGCCTGGCTCGGCGCCCTCGCCGCTCTCGCGCTCTGGGCCGGGCTCAACCGCGGCCTCCTTCGCCGCGGTCCGGGACGCCCCGTGCTCCTGGCCCTGCTCCTCGCGGCCGCGGCCGCGGCTGCGGCGCTGGGAGCGGGCGCCGTCCGCCAGCGCGCCCGCGTCTTCCTCAGCCCCTCCGAACAGAGCGCGAGCACCCGCCTCGAGCTCTGGAGGATGTCCGCGCGGATGGCGCTCGACGCGCACGGCTGGGGCAGCGGGCTCGACAGCTTCGGCCTGCGCTCTCCCCGCTACGAGAGCCCGGAGATGCGCCAGCGCGCGGCGAACCTCTTCATCTCGACCTACGCCCACAACGAGGTCCTGCAGGTCCTCGTCACCCTCGGTCTCCCCGGCCTGGCCGCCTACCTCTGGCTCTGGGGCTCCTGGATCCTCGCCGCCCTGCGCCGCCTGCGCGCCGCCTCGGAGGAGGAGCGCCCGGTGCTCTCCGCGCTCCTCTGCGCCGCGCTCGCGCTCTGGGTGCACTCCCAGTTCAACTTCCCCAGCATCTCCACCCTCGCCCTCCAATGGGCCTTCCTGGGGAGCCTGTCGGCCGTCCCGGGCCGCCCGGCCGCGGCGAGCCGGCCGCGCCTCGCCCGCTCCCTGCTCGTCCTGGCCGCCCTCGCCGCGGCGTTCTGCGCCTCCGAGCTTGCGGCCGACGGGCTCATCCGCTCCGCCCGCTCGGCGACCCTGCGGCGCGCGTACCCCCTCGCCGTCGCCCGCGCCGAAGCGGCCGTACGGCTCGATCCCCGCGGGGAGGGCTACGCGATGGCGCTGAGCGACGCGCTGCGCCGACGCGCCCTCTCCTCGGCCGACGCGGCCGTCAAGCGCGCCGACCTCGCGCGCGCGATCGAAGTCACCCGCCGTGACGCGGAGCGCCACCCCTTCTTCGCCGACTCCTGGCACAACCACGCGATGGCGCTCATGTGGAGCGCCCTGGACCTGCGGAAGCCGGACGCGGCGGAGGCGGTCGAGGCCGAGCGCGTCGAGCTCAAGGCCGCGGGCCTCGCCCCGACCATCGCGCAGTTCTGGAACGCGGTCGGAGAGATCCGCCACTTCCGCGGCGACCTCGCGGGCGCGAAGAAGGCCTGGCTCGAGGCCGTCCGCGTCGACCCGGGCCACCGCAAGGCGAACGCCTGGCTGGAGAACTACGTGGAAGAGGACGTCTTCCTCGCGGCGCCGCAGGACCTCGAGGTCCGCGGTCTCTCTCCGGAGACGGAGACCGACCTGCGCGCGGCGGGCAAGCCGCTGCTCAAGATCGCCAACCTGCGCGAGCGGGACCTGCGCCTGCAGGTGCGCCGGGTCTTCGGCTGGGGTTCGCTGGCGCGCTGCCCCGAGGGCTGGCCCGAGGCCGCCGAAAGCGTCCCCTTCACGCCGGAGGCGGAGGAGTTCACCCTCGCGCAGAACGGGGTGCGCGTCCTTTCCTTCCGGCTGCGCGCGCCGCGGGGACGCGCCTGCTTCCTCGTGCGCGTGCGCTGCATCGATTTCGAGGTCCCCGTGGACCGCACCGTCCAGGTGCTCACGGACACGGCCGTTCAGGAGAAGCCATGA
- a CDS encoding gliding motility-associated C-terminal domain-containing protein: MGRLVAVWGLIALQAALWPASVHAKNPDDLSLTVTIVPQGPPADITDLVAAPGGVDGMVHITWTEPGEDGWLGTASTYTIRVSTIANIESNADFNDSALARPLSYFSPSIIAPPGPGGSLRTETIIGLTPSVTYYFAIRTTDHEAPAKNSDWSRAGGLNPANFVVAPDFVPQMPHNLNALSSSGSVKLTWDSNVEPDISFYVVYRDTNEVASDAGFVWYTTTSLTTFTDTGLMNRVTYYYRIAAADTPPNVLYSPLTPWATGFPDSVRVAEFGATSRQRRVYLGWQDLPPTTKTGSFVSYKIYRSTQNQPGTVLISTTSSTVAIDTAVIVGSTYYYQATAEIAPGTELERSSIVAVYVRSSPPLSPLGLGLAVTTNSMTLEWASVKNFEDWQYFAVSTAPVPDELNGYRVYRATQPAGASWALVASLSTATLSVTVSNPSAQDYYQVCSVNAGDMSRRYLVRSVATRNAFVVAPDEQSTLEIPAATADALFSPAGASYQIMSSSHPEDLGGRVVKSVAFTPVRDGITLAASAMAMSSKVKVHLRYDLQNGVVRASGVGAAAAVSPDQMSIYWNNGSRWVQVYGTNDALAQALTVETSNLGRYQLRSVERTAGFTFNAAGISNRMITPNGDGMNDVVIFTFDNPRDSQVSGKIFDLKGAEVTTMVPGPASGTLMWDGKAGGGSVPGGVYIYQIEAEGQAFNGTVVVIK, encoded by the coding sequence ATGGGCCGGCTGGTCGCGGTCTGGGGGCTCATCGCCCTCCAGGCAGCGCTTTGGCCGGCGTCCGTCCATGCCAAGAATCCCGATGACCTTTCGCTCACCGTCACCATCGTCCCCCAGGGGCCGCCCGCGGACATCACGGACCTCGTCGCCGCACCCGGAGGCGTCGACGGGATGGTGCACATCACCTGGACCGAGCCGGGCGAGGACGGCTGGCTCGGCACGGCGTCGACCTACACGATCCGCGTCTCGACGATCGCCAACATCGAGAGCAACGCGGACTTCAACGACTCCGCGCTCGCGCGGCCGCTCTCGTACTTCTCGCCGAGCATCATCGCCCCGCCGGGCCCCGGCGGCTCGCTGCGCACCGAGACCATCATCGGCCTGACGCCGTCGGTGACCTACTACTTCGCCATCCGCACCACCGACCACGAGGCGCCGGCGAAGAACAGCGACTGGAGCCGCGCCGGCGGGCTCAACCCGGCCAACTTCGTCGTCGCGCCCGACTTCGTGCCCCAGATGCCGCACAACCTCAACGCGCTCTCGAGCAGCGGGTCGGTGAAGCTCACCTGGGACTCGAACGTCGAGCCCGACATCTCCTTCTACGTCGTCTACCGCGACACCAACGAGGTGGCCTCCGACGCGGGCTTCGTCTGGTACACGACGACGTCGCTGACGACCTTCACCGACACGGGGCTGATGAACCGCGTCACCTACTACTACCGCATCGCGGCGGCGGACACCCCGCCGAACGTCCTGTACAGCCCCCTCACGCCCTGGGCGACGGGCTTCCCGGACTCCGTGCGCGTAGCCGAGTTCGGAGCGACCTCGCGCCAGCGCCGCGTCTACCTCGGCTGGCAGGACCTGCCGCCCACGACGAAGACGGGCAGCTTCGTCTCCTACAAGATCTATCGCTCGACCCAGAACCAGCCCGGGACGGTCCTCATCTCCACCACCTCGTCGACGGTGGCGATCGACACCGCCGTCATCGTCGGAAGCACCTACTACTACCAGGCCACCGCCGAGATCGCCCCGGGCACCGAGCTCGAGCGCTCCTCCATCGTCGCGGTCTACGTGCGCTCCTCGCCCCCGCTGAGCCCGTTGGGCCTGGGCCTCGCGGTGACGACGAACTCGATGACCCTCGAGTGGGCCTCGGTGAAGAACTTCGAGGACTGGCAGTATTTCGCGGTCTCCACGGCCCCGGTCCCCGACGAGCTCAACGGCTACCGCGTCTACCGGGCGACCCAGCCCGCCGGCGCCTCCTGGGCGCTGGTGGCCTCGCTCTCGACGGCCACGCTGAGCGTCACCGTGAGCAACCCCTCCGCGCAGGACTATTACCAGGTCTGCTCGGTGAACGCCGGCGACATGTCGCGCCGCTATCTCGTCCGCTCGGTGGCGACCCGCAACGCCTTCGTCGTCGCTCCCGACGAGCAGAGCACCCTCGAGATCCCGGCGGCGACCGCCGACGCGCTCTTCTCCCCCGCGGGGGCCAGCTACCAGATCATGTCCTCGAGCCACCCCGAGGACCTCGGCGGACGCGTCGTCAAATCCGTGGCCTTCACTCCGGTGCGCGACGGCATCACGCTCGCGGCGAGCGCGATGGCCATGTCGAGCAAGGTGAAGGTCCACCTCCGCTACGACCTCCAGAACGGCGTCGTACGCGCTTCGGGCGTCGGCGCCGCGGCCGCGGTGAGCCCCGACCAGATGAGCATCTACTGGAACAACGGCAGCCGCTGGGTCCAGGTCTACGGCACCAACGACGCGCTCGCGCAGGCCCTCACCGTCGAGACGAGCAACCTCGGCCGCTACCAGCTGCGCTCGGTCGAGCGCACCGCCGGCTTCACCTTCAACGCGGCGGGCATCTCCAACCGCATGATCACGCCCAACGGCGACGGCATGAACGACGTCGTCATCTTCACCTTCGACAACCCGCGCGATTCCCAGGTCTCCGGCAAGATCTTCGACCTCAAGGGCGCCGAGGTCACGACCATGGTCCCCGGCCC